The genomic window ACAACCTTCACTGTCTGATCTCTGGGCGGAAAGACTTCATCATGATCGATTCAAAGTACGACGACCTACTTGACATGGCCGACAAGAAGCAGTTTTCCGGATCGAGCTTCTCCCATCTAGATATGGACAGTATTGACCTCCTGACAAACCCGCATGTGTCAGAAGTTCCCTGGACCTGGGCCACCCTCCAACCCGGAGACTGTATCTTCATTCCCGCAGGATATTTCCACCAAGTCAGGTCGTACGGGCGCAGCGTGGCCGCCACCATTATGTGGTCCCCACTAAACTACTTTGACGACACAGATTGCGCAACAACCGACATCGCCAAGTACGCGGCACTGAGTGACGTCACAGTACAGTGGACGTACAAGAAGGGAGACAAGTTTATCGACATGGGGTACATGAACGTGGAGATGATGAGGGATGCCCTTCTTAATGTGACCAAATTTAAAAACAGCACCAAGCTCACAAAGGAGATGTTCACTTACTACTACGAGTCCGCCGTTGTCGACGAAGACGAAGACAAGGAAGTAGAAGAAGAGGACTTAAAAATGATCGACAGGATGTTTGGCATCTTGGATAAAGATGAGACTGGATACATCACACGTCAGGGTCTCGAGAGCCTTGACATTGAAGTCCTTAAAGACATAGCACGTCTTATGGACGAATCACACGGGCCGGTAACAGAAAATGATGAAGACAAGACACACGACGAGCTGTGACGAGCTAGTGTCTTCAAGAAGTACAGTCCCACGACTCCCGCTCTTTTGAGACTGTTAACAGAGACGCTGCTACTCGTTGCTTGAATATCTTAGTGCTTAATCACTCTTTTTACACATGATGATATTTTAGCTATAGGTTGAAAAATACATGTGCGATATCATATGCTCAGAATAGTAGCTTCTTTGGGTATGAAATGTGTGGAGTTGCAGTGTTTGAATCCATTTACATATCCCAAAGGTTTGTATTCAATCAGGAATGTACACCTTAAAGCATAAAGTACAACGCAACAAACGAAGAAGACTTCGGAGACCATATCTCTCCATGAAAGatttagagcttttgtaaatttccTGTTTTATcttgtattgattatgcaaataaggttgtaATTAGCATCTAAATACCATATATTGTATGcgtcaatttttttccattcaatTGGCAGAATTCCATATGTAAATACATAATGATTTGTGCAAAAAGACCTCcatatttacataatctttAAAGCTATGCATGGTGATGCGCACCTTTAACtaagttacacatgtcacaagtatggcGTTCCTATCATTAACCACCAAGGAATTATGGCACGTTCGCATTGATTATGCATATTACGCTTGTATttccataattgatatctgttaagcccgggttacacatagccgaacatggctcccgaacgctagctgactcaggtcggcggtagttcgggagcagtctgaccagttttaggccacgcctatcttttaGCGCCGAACATGCAccgaacatgtcccaaccatctcccAACCAGTAAGTGAATTACTCCCGactgagccccgaatgctttttaaccaaccatcccgacctctagccacagactgccgaatctctcctgactaatccccGACCGATTACTAAGtaaaccctctcacgaattaaaatggacatattcggcgactttcaaaagaggggtcattttcgtttttaatcaaaattatccattcttctatgttgttagcggcttttagtgttcttcgaattctttgtttttggtcgtgtgaaggtcggggatgattcgcccacgttctggtagtagtctGTTTGCGGAAACGTAAAGTAAAaatttatatcaagaaatatgcacaaatCATGCTCATAAATAGCCGTTTTTGCGTTCATAtctcttgttgtcttttatgtcgtACTTTTCGTTCCGGAAaactgcccggtcgggccccggctttgaaatgtgaccctaacaTAACCaaggtcgggggagagtcgggaggccatgttcggctatgtgtaacctgggcttaacCGGGGttttaatgttccacctgccataaatcacatctgtaaaaTGTATCCATGTCTTATTATAAAACACAAttttatagaatttcctcattaatcaagCAAAGCAAGTTGTAATTTGCATCTAATTGTGGGCATCTCTGTCTAAGGTACCTACGTGTCGAATATCCTTCCTTGCTTCACTTATCCTCGAGCTTTTTGATAGGTTCCAACAGAAACTCCCCTGCTTATGTTGGGGTGGGGGATTGCTACACCATTTCTTCACCAAGAtcgtagcatgtccaggaccaaagatttaaaaaaaaatctgctgcGGTGCCAAGGTAAGCCGCCAGGACgcctaaaatcgaccttgacctttgtcttaagACCgccccacataccaaatatcaaatatcatcgcccgcccccccccctcccacacgattcacgcacgcacagactcaacaaaaactatacctccattttcatgaagGTAAAATACCCCCGTTTTCAGGGAGCTAATTATACGTGTTAACGTCCAGATGTTTCAAAGACACGTCAGTAAGAGTTTCAATGAGTATATAATCAGAACATGCAAATGTCAGTTTTGTGAATGGACAGTCTTTCCGGAAATTTGATTGAGCCATGTTGAattgatatggatgacatccgcccgcgcatcaattttctttcgtttccaaaaaaaagttttcatccatactgtaaatcgtaaaaagcagctgcaaaatgagaaaatacatacaGTAAATTGCAAAGATGATACTTCGATAAACGGGAACTTacgtcatagaatgccaaagtaaaagaacaaaaatgaagaacctatagTTCGGTATACaaaactctgtgtgttaagttttgttcatcctggctgaccacgtagatttcaaaatgaaggcaTTTGTTTTGACAAACTcgttttattcgcacgctcgcataagttttggggtccccagaggatgtcatccatatagtctaATCATATGGCCTTTGTGACCTTTAAGTTTGAAATGATTCGACTTCAGTTGCGTTGTGCTGCTAGCGTCAACTGACAGAGGTCGCTTCTAACATTAACACGCAATGCTAATGCACGAAATGAATGCAACCGAATGAGCAAATAGTGTTTTAGCAATCATTTTGTCAATATCTCGCGCACGTATCATATGTTATCAAGGCATACGAACAACAAATCCATTTGTAACTTTTCCTTTTCCTCCTTCATTCCTCTCATCTCGTCCGTGGCCTATGCCCAAGGATGGGCGACAGGCCCAAGTAAGTAAGTATTCCTCTCAAACAAATCCCTTTCAGCTTTTAGTTGttactttatcatttttatccTCCCTCTCTATACCTCATCAGTATCTTCCTGTTTCCCTTGAACTCAAATCAAATAGACACAGATATATACATGTTGTCGTCTAAATAATAATTAGATAATTCATGGGAGGAGTGATCTACTGTGTGTAGGTCCACGTGTTTGAATAAGTGTCTAATCTAAAATCATATCATTCCCTCATCCGTGATAGAAATGAGGTcctggtttgcataatttatgtttgacaatgttcaccttcacttgacttccaaatgccgcaagtatgaaattcccatcatttatcactgaggaattatagtttttttcattgattatgacacttcatttgcatgatctatTTCTATCGATGTTTCTCtcttttcagttacatatgtcacatgtttgaatagtcctatcatggaactaAGTGGATTTGAAGGCCCCGAAGAAAACATGTTCTGGTGAGGAGGTCAGGAAAATGTTTTTGTCACGTAGGGCATGTAGTGGGAGGGAGAGCAGCCATAACATTTTTAGGACGATGGTTGATGACTACAGGTGCCAAAGTagtcatacgaattttacggaattcatacgaattttatggaatacatacgattcattacgagaaacatacgaattgtacggaattcatacgagttttacggaatacatacgatccattacgcagaaacatacgaattttacggaatacatactaTCCATTACTAGGAAACATACGATCCTCAAAGAGCTCAATAAAGTCGTATCCCATCCtgctaaactctaaaaatctcaagctacACTAAATTAAGACTACGTATactgtaggcttagaccaactaggaggaccagacaaagctagattcggtgctatcgcgatggccaacaaattagtaaggatcgtatgtttcttttagtaatggatcgtatgtattccgtgaaattcgtatgtttcttagtaatggatcgtatgtattccgtaaaattcctatgtttcttagtaatgaatcgtatgtattccgtaaaactcgtatgaattccgtaaaattcgtatgaattctttggcacccctggacTAGTTCACGGCAGTTGACAATTGTGTCGACTGTGATATCATTGTGTTTCTATTTTACCACGGTGTAACTGGATTTTGGTTGATGGAGAGATGGATAAGCAGGTTTAATTGCATAGAGAAAAATCAAGTACAAACAAAGTCACTATTGTATTGTGTCGGATTAATGTTCTTTTAGGAACATAATTCCCAAGGGACTTCGTTATGAGTGATGCTGCTTTCAAGCCTTGTTTTCCAGCCACAGCTCGATAATCGGAATACTTACACTTGTGCAGTAATGATTGCGGAAGCACTATACTAGTACATAATGCACCCAACGAATACTCACAAAGTCGTTTGTTGATTCATGATTCTGCGCTCCATTTTctcaaaagtgtcggattaaggttcagtgccgttacATGCCGAATATCACGGAGATCTATCGTTCCTTTTTTTTGCCTGCCTATAAACCTATCAAAAAGTTAGATTTCTATCGTGATATTCAAAGATACGCATTTTCCGCCACGTAGTTTCAACTTGAAAGCCTCAGAAAAGAAACATCTAAATTC from Branchiostoma lanceolatum isolate klBraLanc5 chromosome 4, klBraLanc5.hap2, whole genome shotgun sequence includes these protein-coding regions:
- the LOC136434115 gene encoding bifunctional peptidase and arginyl-hydroxylase JMJD5-like — its product is MRMDAVFPPVMQRSDSDLPVGHLLPLGYQREPEGPVKEYTQPLAPTEFWEQHARDPYVPLVYRQAIAKAPAVTNWQSDEYIREKYGDLDVLVEKKHEDRLARPKRMPLSEFLDNYQDEDWYVVSLLPDPMRAEMQVPRSLLCGTFKKNILESNLWLSAGGTKSLLHYDADHNLHCLISGRKDFIMIDSKYDDLLDMADKKQFSGSSFSHLDMDSIDLLTNPHVSEVPWTWATLQPGDCIFIPAGYFHQVRSYGRSVAATIMWSPLNYFDDTDCATTDIAKYAALSDVTVQWTYKKGDKFIDMGYMNVEMMRDALLNVTKFKNSTKLTKEMFTYYYESAVVDEDEDKEVEEEDLKMIDRMFGILDKDETGYITRQGLESLDIEVLKDIARLMDESHGPVTENDEDKTHDEL